In Dethiobacter alkaliphilus AHT 1, the DNA window TCCGGCACAAATTCCGTCTGGGGCACCCGCGCCTTAAGCACCTCCAGCACCTCTTGACCCGCTTCGGCTGTAAGCCGCATCTGTCCCACCGGCTCTCCTTCATGTTCCAGGTCCAAATCGATACGCTGCGGCTTATTTTCCTTATCCAGCACATAACAATTGTTAGCTTCGGAAAAGTCATGGTCCTCGGCAGCTATCCAGAAAACCGGCACCACCGGCCGCGCCAGTTCCTGCTCCAGCCTGGCCGCCAGCTTCACCGCACCCAGCGCTTTATAAATGGTATATAGCGGCCCGCTTAACAAACCGGTCTGCTGTCCGCACAGCACAACCACCGCCTGCTCATCCAGTAATTTTTCAATCTGTTTTTCCGTTTCCTCCGAGCAATCCAAATCCCGGTTATAGTCCCAAAGCATACGAAAAAGGCGCTGCCGGTCTGTTTTATACCCGGCACAAACCCGCTGGGCCTTTTTGGCAAACACCCCTGACTCATTATAGTGCTCACCAAGAAACCGCACCGCCTGCGGCAAATTTTGCAGATAGTCTTTGTAGATTCCCGGCAGCTTTTCACCGGGCAGCATATAAGTTTTCAGCATATAGATTACTCCTGTTGGCAAGATTTACAATCAGTATTCCACAAAACCCGCGTTTATCCTTGTTAATAAAGGACATTGCATAATTGACCGTGAAATGTAATTATTTTATAATATAAGTAAGAATTCCTTACTGTAAGGAGGAGTAGTTGTGAATAAGGTTAAAATCACTTCCAAAGGACAAATCACACTCCCGAAACAGCATCGGGACCAACTTATGCTTCGTGAAGGAGACTACCTTAATGTATATATTGATAATGATAGTATTGTTCTAAAACCTGAATCTAATAAAAGTGAAAAGGAAGCAATTTATGAGTACTGCCGAAAGCACGGCAGCAAGAATACTGATTTAGCTGAGGCCAGGCGCATTCTTGCCAAAGTGCCTTATTCACTGTCCGAACAGGTTCGTAAACTTCGGGAGGAAGAATAATGTCCTGGTATTTTTTAGACACCAGCGCCCTTTTTAAGCGCTATATTAACGAACCAGGTAGTGAAGGTCTAAACCTGCTTTTCGGTAGTGATAATGTCCTTACAATTTCATCCCTGACAATCTGTGAAATAACTGCAAATTTACGAAGGCTCGTTGACGTGGATTACATTATTTCAGAAGATGAGTTTATAAGGTTAAAAGAAATATTCCTTGGTGAAATCGGCGCACAATTATACGATATTATACCGTTTGATAAAGATATCCTCTTCTCCTCTTTAGACATATGTGCTCAGCAGTTTATCACCCCGGTTGACTCAATCCAACTGGCTTCCGCCTTAACCATGGAAAATCCCCCAACCTTTGTCTGCTGTGATAAAAAATTATTACACCTGGCTCAGCACTATGGACTCCAAACACTAAATCCCATGGATACCGCTGCTGAGGACTTGGACGCGTAACAAAAAGAGGACTACAAAGAAAGCACGCCCTATTGAGGCGTGCTTCTTCATTACTCTTCGCTTTCAGTTTCGGTTTCATCCTTTTCAGAATCATCTTCCCGGAGGATGGCAGCCTCTCCGTCCGGATCATCCAAGGGTTC includes these proteins:
- a CDS encoding AbrB/MazE/SpoVT family DNA-binding domain-containing protein, coding for MNKVKITSKGQITLPKQHRDQLMLREGDYLNVYIDNDSIVLKPESNKSEKEAIYEYCRKHGSKNTDLAEARRILAKVPYSLSEQVRKLREEE
- a CDS encoding type II toxin-antitoxin system VapC family toxin → MSWYFLDTSALFKRYINEPGSEGLNLLFGSDNVLTISSLTICEITANLRRLVDVDYIISEDEFIRLKEIFLGEIGAQLYDIIPFDKDILFSSLDICAQQFITPVDSIQLASALTMENPPTFVCCDKKLLHLAQHYGLQTLNPMDTAAEDLDA